A single genomic interval of Macadamia integrifolia cultivar HAES 741 chromosome 6, SCU_Mint_v3, whole genome shotgun sequence harbors:
- the LOC122082229 gene encoding probable LRR receptor-like serine/threonine-protein kinase At3g47570, with protein sequence MKREKSHAFRMVLAIISVVFGLLLISSFLTLCWKRKSKSKPSSIPLIGDKFIKLSYKELFQATGGFSSTNFIGSRSFGSVYKGIINQDETLVTVKVLNLQNPRVYKSFMAKCKALRNIRHRNLVKILTLCSSLDSKGEEFKALVYEFMPNGSLYDWLYLPMEAHDHSRNLSLLQRLNIAIDVASALDYRHYHCYGTIVHCDLKPSNVLLDSNMTAHVSDFGLGRLLLEPNDNSSQTQTSTIGIKGSIGYTAPGSRSIV encoded by the exons GTTTTGGCGATAATCAGTGTGGTTTTTGGTTTACTTTTGATATCTTCCTTTCTTACCCTTTgttggaaaagaaaatcaaaaagtaAACCATCATCCATACCATTAATTGGTGACAAGTTCATAAAGCTTTCCTACAAAGAGCTCTTCCAAGCAACTGGAGGATTTTCTTCAACTAATTTCATAGGTTCCAGAAGTTTTGGCTCTGTATACAAAGGGATTATCAACCAAGATGAAACCCTTGTCACAGTCAAGGTACTCAACCTTCAAAATCCAAGAGTTTACAAGAGCTTTATGGCTAAATGCAAAGCATTAAGAAATATTCGGCATCGAAATCTTGTCAAGATTTTAACTTTATGTTCAAGTCTTGATTCCAAAGGCGAAGAATTCAAAGCCCTTGTTTATGAGTTTATGCCCAATGGGAGTTTATATGATTGGTTGTATCTGCCGATGGAGGCACATGATCACTCAAGGAATTTAAGCCTTCTTCAAAGACTAAACATCGCAATTGATGTGGCTTCTGCATTGGATTACCGTCATTATCATTGTTATGGGACAATTGTTCATTGTGACTTGAAGCCAAGCAATGTTCTACTTGACAGTAATATGACTGCACATGTTAGTGATTTTGGTTTGGGGAGACTACTTTTAGAACCTAATGACAATTCCTCCCAAACTCAAACTAGTACCATTGGGATAAAAGGATCTATTGGCTATACTGCCCCAG GTTCAAGATCAATTGTTTGA
- the LOC122081274 gene encoding pentatricopeptide repeat-containing protein At3g29230-like isoform X1, with protein sequence MLSFSQVRISTLLQQCSFKQLKQIHAFIITTSLNQEAGISSKLLRRTTEFGEMEYSELLFFQMDEIFDTEILLWNAMIRGYAYNGPHQKCIYMYNKMTDKGITPNNFTYPYVLKSCALMGLDREGKKVHCQILKWGYCRVYSVATWLLNFYMKIEGYCDSSEPVDKENVSLSDTQKLFDDMLVKPIELWNRMITAYVNLGNVECAGRLFDKMPERDIVSWNSMLTGYAKVGDVENARDLFKRMPEKNAVSWTCMVEAYASSGDLDQAKILFRQMPIRNVISWNSMISNYNRHRKFKEALDLFVQMHLEGIDMDGFTFVSALSACSQLGALEFGRWIHNSLIEDWSQVGVIVATALIEMYAKCGDVDRAFKVFIKIGNKDVFCWNVMIKSLAIHGRVADAIKFFLMMKSKGVKPNDFTFSSVLFACSHGGLVEEGHQIFYSMKRDFAINPKLKHYGCLVDLLCRNGLLEEAELLVKDMPHDPDVAIWGALLGGCRISSNSKLVERIMNRVDKLKTNEPGVYVLLSNIYASSGKWPEAVRTREKMEEKSLWKKAGCSALDVVNM encoded by the coding sequence ATGCTTTCTTTCTCACAAGTCAGAATTTCAACTTTGTTGCAGCAATGCAGCTTCAAACAGCTGAAACAGATACACGCCTTCATCATCACCACCTCCCTCAACCAAGAAGCCGGAATATCCTCCAAACTTCTCCGAAGGACCACCGAATTTGGAGAGATGGAGTACTCCGAGCTTCTATTTTTCCAAATGGATGAGATTTTCGATACTGAAATCTTACTTTGGAATGCCATGATCAGAGGCTATGCTTACAATGGCCCGCACCAGAAATGCATCTACATGTACAATAAGATGACTGATAAAGGAATTACACCCAATAATTTTACGTACCCATATGTCTTAAAATCGTGTGCTCTCATGGGTTTGGATAGAGAAGGTAAGAAGGTACACTGTCAGATTTTAAAGTGGGGATATTGTCGGGTTTATTCTGTTGCCACTTGGCTTCTGAATTTCTACATGAAGATAGAAGGTTATTGCGATTCTTCTGAGCCAGTTGACAAGGAAAATGTCAGTTTAAGTGATACGCAGAAGCTTTTTGATGATATGCTTGTTAAACCCATAGAATTATGGAATAGAATGATAACTGCATACGTGAATCTTGGCAATGTCGAGTGTGCAGGAAGATTGTTCGATAAAATGCCTGAGAGGGACATAGTTTCTTGGAATTCAATGCTTACTGGTTATGCTAAAGTTGGGGATGTAGAAAATGCGAGAGATTTGTTCAAGCGGATGCCAGAGAAAAATGCCGTTTCATGGACTTGTATGGTTGAAGCATATGCTAGCTCAGGAGACCTTGATCAGGCAAAAATATTGTTTCGACAAATGCCTATAAGAAATGTGATTTCATGGAACTCCATGATCTCAAATTACAATCGGCATAGGAAATTCAAGGAAGCATTGGATCTCTTTGTACAGATGCATTTGGAAGGTATAGATATGGATGGGTTTACCTTTGTCTCTGCCCTCTCTGCTTGCTCCCAATTGGGTGCTCTGGAATTTGGAAGATGGATACATAATAGTCTTATAGAAGATTGGTCTCAGGTGGGAGTTATAGTAGCAACTGCTCTTATAGAAATGTATGCCAAatgtggagatgttgatagagcattTAAAGTTTTTATTAAAATTGGAAATAAGGATGTCTTTTGTTGGAATGTAATGATAAAATCACTGGCCATCCATGGAAGAGTAGCAGATGCTATCAAATTTTTCCTTATGATGAAGAGTAAGGGAGTGAAACCAAACGATTTCACATTTTCTagtgttttgtttgcttgcagTCATGGAGGTTTGGTTGAAGAAGGTCACCAGATATTTTATAGTATGAAGAGAGATTTTGCGATAAATCCGAAACTCAAACATTATGGATGTTTGGTTGATCTGCTTTGTCGAAATGGTCTGCTTGAAGAAGCAGAGTTGCTGGTGAAGGACATGCCACATGACCCAGATGTTGCTATCTGGGGAGCTTTGCTTGGGGGTTGCAGAATTAGCAGTAATTCCAAGTTGGTAGAGAGGATAATGAACAGAGTTGACAAGTTGAAAACCAATGAACCAGGAGTTTACGTGCTTCTCTCGAACATCTATGCCTCAAGTGGCAAATGGCCAGAGGCTGTGCGGACGAgagagaagatggaagagaagagctTATGGAAGAAAGCTGGGTGT
- the LOC122081274 gene encoding pentatricopeptide repeat-containing protein At3g29230-like isoform X2, whose translation MEYSELLFFQMDEIFDTEILLWNAMIRGYAYNGPHQKCIYMYNKMTDKGITPNNFTYPYVLKSCALMGLDREGKKVHCQILKWGYCRVYSVATWLLNFYMKIEGYCDSSEPVDKENVSLSDTQKLFDDMLVKPIELWNRMITAYVNLGNVECAGRLFDKMPERDIVSWNSMLTGYAKVGDVENARDLFKRMPEKNAVSWTCMVEAYASSGDLDQAKILFRQMPIRNVISWNSMISNYNRHRKFKEALDLFVQMHLEGIDMDGFTFVSALSACSQLGALEFGRWIHNSLIEDWSQVGVIVATALIEMYAKCGDVDRAFKVFIKIGNKDVFCWNVMIKSLAIHGRVADAIKFFLMMKSKGVKPNDFTFSSVLFACSHGGLVEEGHQIFYSMKRDFAINPKLKHYGCLVDLLCRNGLLEEAELLVKDMPHDPDVAIWGALLGGCRISSNSKLVERIMNRVDKLKTNEPGVYVLLSNIYASSGKWPEAVRTREKMEEKSLWKKAGCSALDVVNM comes from the coding sequence ATGGAGTACTCCGAGCTTCTATTTTTCCAAATGGATGAGATTTTCGATACTGAAATCTTACTTTGGAATGCCATGATCAGAGGCTATGCTTACAATGGCCCGCACCAGAAATGCATCTACATGTACAATAAGATGACTGATAAAGGAATTACACCCAATAATTTTACGTACCCATATGTCTTAAAATCGTGTGCTCTCATGGGTTTGGATAGAGAAGGTAAGAAGGTACACTGTCAGATTTTAAAGTGGGGATATTGTCGGGTTTATTCTGTTGCCACTTGGCTTCTGAATTTCTACATGAAGATAGAAGGTTATTGCGATTCTTCTGAGCCAGTTGACAAGGAAAATGTCAGTTTAAGTGATACGCAGAAGCTTTTTGATGATATGCTTGTTAAACCCATAGAATTATGGAATAGAATGATAACTGCATACGTGAATCTTGGCAATGTCGAGTGTGCAGGAAGATTGTTCGATAAAATGCCTGAGAGGGACATAGTTTCTTGGAATTCAATGCTTACTGGTTATGCTAAAGTTGGGGATGTAGAAAATGCGAGAGATTTGTTCAAGCGGATGCCAGAGAAAAATGCCGTTTCATGGACTTGTATGGTTGAAGCATATGCTAGCTCAGGAGACCTTGATCAGGCAAAAATATTGTTTCGACAAATGCCTATAAGAAATGTGATTTCATGGAACTCCATGATCTCAAATTACAATCGGCATAGGAAATTCAAGGAAGCATTGGATCTCTTTGTACAGATGCATTTGGAAGGTATAGATATGGATGGGTTTACCTTTGTCTCTGCCCTCTCTGCTTGCTCCCAATTGGGTGCTCTGGAATTTGGAAGATGGATACATAATAGTCTTATAGAAGATTGGTCTCAGGTGGGAGTTATAGTAGCAACTGCTCTTATAGAAATGTATGCCAAatgtggagatgttgatagagcattTAAAGTTTTTATTAAAATTGGAAATAAGGATGTCTTTTGTTGGAATGTAATGATAAAATCACTGGCCATCCATGGAAGAGTAGCAGATGCTATCAAATTTTTCCTTATGATGAAGAGTAAGGGAGTGAAACCAAACGATTTCACATTTTCTagtgttttgtttgcttgcagTCATGGAGGTTTGGTTGAAGAAGGTCACCAGATATTTTATAGTATGAAGAGAGATTTTGCGATAAATCCGAAACTCAAACATTATGGATGTTTGGTTGATCTGCTTTGTCGAAATGGTCTGCTTGAAGAAGCAGAGTTGCTGGTGAAGGACATGCCACATGACCCAGATGTTGCTATCTGGGGAGCTTTGCTTGGGGGTTGCAGAATTAGCAGTAATTCCAAGTTGGTAGAGAGGATAATGAACAGAGTTGACAAGTTGAAAACCAATGAACCAGGAGTTTACGTGCTTCTCTCGAACATCTATGCCTCAAGTGGCAAATGGCCAGAGGCTGTGCGGACGAgagagaagatggaagagaagagctTATGGAAGAAAGCTGGGTGT